TGTGGTTGATGAAACCCTGATCTCAAATATGCTGGCTGTCCCTATAGAAAAAGTAAAATGCATCTTGCAGGGGGATTCGTTGTGTACTTATATCGTCCCCAAACACAGCATTACTACAGAGGAAATTAAGAGTTAATATGAGCGCAATCCGTCCACGCCCAAAATGGCTTATCGAAGATACACACCCAGATTTGTTTCAACCCGTTGATGCTGCCTTCCGGGAGGTTATGGACCCCGAAATTGGCCTCAACATTATGGAACTTGGCCTGATTCGCGATGTCAGCATCAATGAAGAAAATCTTGCCCATGTGGTGATGATTATGACCACCCCGTTCTGTCCCTACGCACCGGCATTGCTCGAAAACGCACGTTCAAAGGCTGCCGAAGCTCTCGAACGGGAAGCCACCATCGAGATGGGTATGGAATACTGGGATCCCAGCTACATGGAAGACGGCGTCGGCGCGGATTGGGGTTTATTCTAAACATCAAAAAACTATTCTCAAAAAAGCGAGGGCGTCAATGCCGCCCTCGCTTTTTTGATGGAATCTGTACTTCACAAATCAAATCCTTTATGTTATCCTTGCACGGCTTTCCGCTCCTAGACGCATTCGCGGTGTCAGGGGCAAATTCCATGGAAAGGAGGTAATTATGCGCGATTACGAACTCATCTTCATTATTCATCCCGACCTGGATGATACCGCCAGCAATGACGTATTAGAAAAGGTTAAAGGTTGGATTACCGAAGCAGGGGGGGCTGTCAACAAAGTTGACCCTTGGGGAAAACGCAAGTTGGCTTACCCAATTCGCAAACAGAATAGCGGCCAGTATTTTCTGCTCAATATTCAGATCGCCCCTAGCTTTGTAACCGAGTTAGAGCGCAGTTTACGGTTCCAAGAACCTGTAATGCGCTTTATGGTCACTTCGATTGAAGAATAAGCATTAG
Above is a genomic segment from Chloroflexota bacterium containing:
- a CDS encoding DUF59 domain-containing protein translates to MSAIRPRPKWLIEDTHPDLFQPVDAAFREVMDPEIGLNIMELGLIRDVSINEENLAHVVMIMTTPFCPYAPALLENARSKAAEALEREATIEMGMEYWDPSYMEDGVGADWGLF
- the rpsF gene encoding 30S ribosomal protein S6, yielding MRDYELIFIIHPDLDDTASNDVLEKVKGWITEAGGAVNKVDPWGKRKLAYPIRKQNSGQYFLLNIQIAPSFVTELERSLRFQEPVMRFMVTSIEE